The segment ACGCGTTCAACCTTGCGCAGTTCATCGTCATCACCGAAGGCCGGATCTACTACCTGCCGATGGGCAGCCCGGCCGAGCAGGGCAACATCCAGATGATGGTCCAGCACTTGGCTGCGGTCGACGGATTCAATCCGATCGTCATCAAGGGTGCCGACGACAGGGTCGGCATCGTGACCGTGAACGACGGTCCTTCGCTGCCGCTGGGCGACATCATCGCGCCGAGTGTTGGTGACAAGCAGGAGGATCCCAACTACCACAACAACTTCCAGAATCCCGAGGCTTTTCTTGCGGGTGGAGGCTACCGTGGTCGGCAGTACCAGGTGCTCACGGAAGGCACGTACTTCGTGAACCGCCTGTTCGCTACCGTGGAGTACATCAACAAAACCATCGTGCCGGTGGGTTTTGCAGGCGTGGTCGTCGCGTACCATGGGCCCAAGGGTGCGGACATGTCCGGGGAGGAGTACCGTCACGGCGAGCTGGTCGCAAACGGCTACCGCGGCGTGTGGAACGAGCCGCTCATGCCCGGCAAGTACGCTTTCAACACGTATGCCGGATCGATCAGCATGGTGCCGACAACCAACATCATTCTGAAGTGGATCGCTTCTGAGATGGGCTCTCACAGCTACGACGAGAACCTCTCGGAAATCGAGTTGATCACCAAGGACGCATTCGAGCCGCGTTTGCCGTTGTCGGTCGTCATCCACATCGACTACAAGAAGGCGCCGCTTGTCATTCAGCGCTTTGGCGACATCAAGATGCTCGTCAACCAGACGCTCGACCCGATGGTATCGGCCTACTTCAAGAACATCGGTCAGACAAAGACGCTCATTGAACTCATCCAACAGCGCTCGGATATCCAGGGCCGTTCGAGCATCGACATGAAGGAGAAGTTTGAGCGCTACAACCTCGAGCTGGAAGAAGTGCTGATCGGCACTCCGCGTTCGCCCGAGGGGGACACGCGTATCGAGCAGATTCTCACGCAGCTGAGGGACCGCCAGATCGCTGTCGAGAGACTGGAAACGTATCAGAAGCAGAAAGTCGCCGCCGACAAGGAACGCGAACTCAAAGAGTCGATGGCAGTCGCCGAGCAGCAGACGATGCTCACGCAGTCCGAGATCAACATCAAGGTTCAGGAGAACTCCGGACGCGCCGAGCTCCAGCGCGCCGTTCAGGACGCCGAACGTGTCAAGACGCTGGCCGGAGCGGATGCCCAACGCATCAAGCTCCTGGCCGATGGAGACGCCGAGCGGGTCAAGCTCCTCGCAGGTGCTGAGGCGATGCGCATCAAGGTGACGGCCGAGGCTGACGCCGACAAGGAAGCGCGCGTCGGTATCGGCCGAGCCATCGCGATCGAAGAGCAGGTGCGCGCCTACGGCGGCCCGCAGCTGCAGCTCATTCAAGAGGTCATGGGCCGCATGGCAACCGCTATCGAGACCGCCAAGATCCCGATCGTTCCCGCAACCTACGTGCAGATGGGGGGAGCAGAAGGAGAGGACAGCGGCTCGAACGCGAACGCCTTCGGCCTGCTCATGACGCTCCTCGCGACAGAGAAGCTGCAGACGACCGGTGCTGCTGCGCCCGTCGATGCGCAGCAAGTTGAGGCAACCAACGCAATCAAGAAGGCTATCCGAGAGCAGATGGCAAGCGCGCCACAGACGAAGACAGTCTCTACGCAGCAGTCCGCACCATCCGCCGAGTAAGCTGCACTGCAACTGATCCGATTGCGGGACCTCGGCACATTGCGGGGTCCCGTATCCGTCAGGTGCTGAGCGGGCGTCTATACTGGGATGCGTGAATACTCATGTCGCCGAATACCTAGGGTATCTCTCCGTTGAACGTGGCGCCTCACGGCACACGCTGTCG is part of the Coriobacteriia bacterium genome and harbors:
- a CDS encoding flotillin family protein, with the protein product MSFFGWLIGIFVGLLILGWLVGFRVIRNDKVGVVEKWWSAKGSLKDAIIALNGQAGYQPDVLRGGIHFRTPLMYRVHVMPLVTISQGKIAYVFARDGVPLTPGQTLGKVVPGNSFENVKAFMQGGGQRGPQRQILREGTYAFNLAQFIVITEGRIYYLPMGSPAEQGNIQMMVQHLAAVDGFNPIVIKGADDRVGIVTVNDGPSLPLGDIIAPSVGDKQEDPNYHNNFQNPEAFLAGGGYRGRQYQVLTEGTYFVNRLFATVEYINKTIVPVGFAGVVVAYHGPKGADMSGEEYRHGELVANGYRGVWNEPLMPGKYAFNTYAGSISMVPTTNIILKWIASEMGSHSYDENLSEIELITKDAFEPRLPLSVVIHIDYKKAPLVIQRFGDIKMLVNQTLDPMVSAYFKNIGQTKTLIELIQQRSDIQGRSSIDMKEKFERYNLELEEVLIGTPRSPEGDTRIEQILTQLRDRQIAVERLETYQKQKVAADKERELKESMAVAEQQTMLTQSEINIKVQENSGRAELQRAVQDAERVKTLAGADAQRIKLLADGDAERVKLLAGAEAMRIKVTAEADADKEARVGIGRAIAIEEQVRAYGGPQLQLIQEVMGRMATAIETAKIPIVPATYVQMGGAEGEDSGSNANAFGLLMTLLATEKLQTTGAAAPVDAQQVEATNAIKKAIREQMASAPQTKTVSTQQSAPSAE